DNA sequence from the Streptomyces sp. HUAS 15-9 genome:
GCACCGCTGGTGAGGCCCCCTCCGCGAAGGGCATCCCCGTCACCGTCGTGGCCAGCCGCGGCGGCTCCTACGCGCCGGGCACCCCGCGTGAGCCCTTCGAGTACGTCCAGAACTACCTGAAGGCGATCCTCGCCGACACACTCGCCCTGGACCTGGACTTCATCGTCCCCGAACTCACCCTGGCCCCGCACAACCCGGCCATGGCCGAGCTCGTACCGCTCTTCGAGTCCTCCCGCGAACGCGCCCTGCAGGATGCGGCGACCAAGGCGAAGGCACTTGCCGAGCGTCTTGCCGCGTAACAGCGGCTGATTCGGACTGATTCGGTGACCGCTGGGCCACCGGTCACTCGAACGGGGAGCAGGCGAGCGCGAGGAACGCTCCGCTCGTCGCGCGCGTCCGCTCCCCGATCGACCGTTGTCTACTTACGCCGACGGGCGCTCAAACGTCAGGAGGAGGCCCTCGACCGCTCCGGGACCTATGCGGCCCTTGACGTCGGCGGAGGTGATGGCCTTGAGGGCCCAACCCTGCTCGGCGTGCTTGTTGAGGACCTTCTCCAGCTTGTCGCTGTCCAGGGCGTCACCGATCAGCGACTCCCGGAAGGTGACGACCTTGTACTGGTATGTGTAGGGGCTGCTCATGGTGCGGAGTCCTCCTGCGGGTCAGCCCGGGTGGGCTGGGATGCGATGGCCGGGGTCAGCCAATCATCCCCGGGCACCGATGGGTACCTCGGGGCGCTTGTCGTGTCGCCCCGGCCGCCGGGGTATCAGCCTGGGTATCAAGGACGTAGCGTGGCCCGCGGCGAGGGCGGATGCGCACGGCGACGGAACCTCATGGTGGCGTGATGTGCTGGAGTGCGACGGCCGATCTCGTGGCCGGCACCGGTGTGGCGGCCGTTGGGGTGGCCTGTGTGGCACGCGTGCGCAGAAGCCGGGATCGTCCGCTCGCCGCCCTGCCGTTGCTGCTCGGGGCCCATCAGATCGTCGAGTCGATGGTCTGGGAAGCGGGCGGTGGCAGTGGGCCCGCCACCGTCGTCTGGGCCGTGATCGCGCTGCCGCTGCTGGCCGTCTGGGTCCCGGTGGCCGTGGTGTGCGCCGCCCCACGGCAGGCCCGGCGCGGGCTGGTCCTTCCCCTCGCGGTAGGAGTGCTGACGGGCGCGGTGCTCGTGTACGCCGTTGCCACCGGCCCGGTGACGGCCGAGATCCGCGGCCGCACGGTCGGCTACGCGGTCGACCTTTCCCATCCGCAACTACTCGTCGCGGGCTACCTGCTGGCCACCGTGGGCTCATTGCTCCTGTCCGGTGACCGGCGGCTGGTGGTGCTGGGGATCGTGGTCGCCGTCGGCGCGCTCGTCTGCTGGGCCCTGTGGCGCCTGGAGTTCGTCTCGACCTGGTGCGCGCTCGCGGCGGTGTGCTCGGTGGTCCTGCTCGGATGGACGGG
Encoded proteins:
- a CDS encoding DUF4177 domain-containing protein; protein product: MSSPYTYQYKVVTFRESLIGDALDSDKLEKVLNKHAEQGWALKAITSADVKGRIGPGAVEGLLLTFERPSA
- a CDS encoding DUF6629 family protein codes for the protein MCWSATADLVAGTGVAAVGVACVARVRRSRDRPLAALPLLLGAHQIVESMVWEAGGGSGPATVVWAVIALPLLAVWVPVAVVCAAPRQARRGLVLPLAVGVLTGAVLVYAVATGPVTAEIRGRTVGYAVDLSHPQLLVAGYLLATVGSLLLSGDRRLVVLGIVVAVGALVCWALWRLEFVSTWCALAAVCSVVLLGWTGARPVPLEVRP